A single genomic interval of Pyrus communis chromosome 5, drPyrComm1.1, whole genome shotgun sequence harbors:
- the LOC137733594 gene encoding stigma-specific STIG1-like protein 1 has protein sequence MKAFKVLLVFAMLLSLTVSTLSAIPGQEESFFEEENNDPNDETKSQLEKSTSLRGTSRFLASRAAVMTCDKKPRVCRVSGSGGPDCCKKKCVNTNTDRVNCGKCGKKCKYAEICCKGKCVNPRSDRKNCGGCNNRCKKGSLCAYGMCSYA, from the coding sequence ATGAAAGCCTTCAAGGTTTTGCTTGTTTTTGCCATGCTACTGTCTTTAACCGTTAGTACTCTATCCGCAATCCCAGGCCAAGAAGAATCATTCTTCGAAGAGGAAAACAATGATCCTAACGATGAAACCAAAAGCCAATTAGAAAAAAGCACTTCTCTGAGGGGAACAAGCCGCTTCCTTGCTTCTCGGGCTGCAGTGATGACATGCGACAAAAAACCAAGGGTTTGTCGGGTCTCGGGCAGCGGAGGCCCAGATTGCTGCAAGAAGAAATGTGTAAACACGAACACAGACAGAGTAAACTGTGGCAAGTGTGGGAAAAAATGCAAGTACGCAGAGATATGCTGCAAAGGCAAGTGTGTGAATCCAAGGTCTGACAGGAAAAACTGTGGCGGCTGCAACAATAGGTGCAAGAAAGGCAGTTTATGTGCGTATGGCATGTGCAGCTATGCGTGA